The following proteins come from a genomic window of Desulfocurvibacter africanus subsp. africanus DSM 2603:
- a CDS encoding glutamate synthase-related protein, whose protein sequence is MLFNPINKSYYDYAIERDKEACINCEVCVRQCSYGAHFWDDVRKSVRHDSSKCVGCHRCEAFCPTACLTIRHKPTEFRDNAVWNPKFLKYIYKQADTGGVLLGGMGCPTNIPVYWDKLLLDASQVTNPSIDPLREPMELKTFLGTKPSRLEFEEASEGPRLKTQIGPQLELEVPIMFAAMSFGAINFNLHVAMARAATASGTMYNTGEGGLHRSLYKYGKNTIVQVASGRFGVHSDYLNAGAAVEIKIGQGAKPGIGGHLPGEKIDARVSETRMVPIGSDAISPAPHHDIYSIEDLHQLIYAIKEATAYTKPVSVKIAAVHNAPAIASGVVRAGADIVVIDGMRGGTGAAPAMIRDNVGLPMELALAAVDQRLRDEGIRNRASIVASGGIRCSADAVKAIALGADAVYIGTATLISVGCTVCGRCYTGKCPWGIATNEASLARRQNPDVAAEKMANLIKAWGHEIQEMLGGMGLNSIESLRGNRDKLRGVGLNDTELDILGVKHAGR, encoded by the coding sequence TTGCTGTTTAATCCCATCAACAAGTCCTACTACGATTATGCCATCGAGAGGGACAAAGAGGCGTGCATCAATTGTGAGGTGTGCGTCCGCCAATGTTCCTATGGAGCGCACTTCTGGGATGACGTACGCAAGAGTGTGCGGCATGACAGCTCCAAGTGCGTAGGTTGTCATCGTTGTGAGGCGTTCTGTCCAACGGCGTGCTTGACCATACGACATAAGCCCACCGAATTTCGCGATAATGCCGTATGGAATCCAAAATTTCTCAAGTACATTTATAAGCAGGCTGATACAGGCGGTGTGCTTCTGGGTGGAATGGGTTGCCCGACCAATATCCCGGTCTACTGGGATAAGCTGCTTCTTGATGCTAGCCAAGTAACCAACCCTTCCATCGACCCGTTGCGCGAGCCCATGGAACTCAAGACGTTCCTGGGGACTAAGCCCAGCAGACTAGAGTTCGAGGAAGCTTCCGAAGGACCCCGCCTCAAGACCCAGATAGGGCCGCAGTTGGAACTCGAAGTGCCGATCATGTTCGCGGCTATGAGCTTCGGCGCAATCAACTTTAATTTGCATGTGGCGATGGCCCGGGCCGCAACCGCTAGCGGGACCATGTACAACACTGGCGAGGGCGGCTTGCACCGTTCGCTGTACAAGTACGGCAAGAATACTATTGTGCAGGTAGCTTCGGGCCGTTTTGGCGTGCACAGTGACTACCTGAACGCTGGTGCGGCCGTTGAGATTAAGATTGGTCAAGGCGCCAAGCCCGGTATCGGCGGTCATCTGCCCGGCGAGAAGATTGATGCGCGCGTATCCGAAACACGTATGGTGCCAATCGGCTCCGATGCCATATCGCCGGCCCCTCACCACGACATCTACTCCATCGAGGACCTGCATCAGCTCATCTATGCCATCAAGGAAGCTACGGCTTATACTAAACCCGTTTCCGTTAAGATCGCCGCAGTGCACAATGCCCCGGCAATCGCTTCGGGTGTGGTGCGCGCCGGCGCTGATATTGTGGTTATTGACGGCATGCGTGGTGGCACAGGTGCAGCTCCTGCCATGATTCGCGACAACGTGGGATTGCCCATGGAACTGGCCCTGGCCGCCGTGGATCAGCGCCTGCGCGATGAGGGGATACGCAACCGGGCCTCGATCGTGGCTTCGGGAGGCATTCGCTGTAGCGCGGATGCCGTCAAGGCCATCGCCCTGGGAGCCGATGCCGTGTACATCGGCACGGCCACGCTCATTTCCGTGGGCTGCACGGTCTGCGGCCGCTGCTATACGGGCAAGTGCCCGTGGGGCATCGCCACAAATGAAGCCAGCCTGGCCAGGCGCCAGAATCCGGATGTGGCGGCCGAGAAGATGGCCAACCTCATCAAGGCTTGGGGCCACGAAATACAGGAGATGCTTGGCGGCATGGGACTCAACTCCATCGAGAGTCTGCGTGGCAACCGCGACAAGCTGCGCGGCGTGGGCCTGAACGACACCGAGTTAGACATTCTCGGCGTCAAGCACGCCGGGAGGTAA
- a CDS encoding 4Fe-4S dicluster domain-containing protein, translated as MKRVYPDKEVCIGCRLCEVACLTVHSKSQDIIIAHREEKAAGLSSRKAVYQSGPTCVALSCRHCAEPACVAACISGALSKDPESGRTEYDESKCVGCWSCVMSCPFGAIKRHAAKQKIVKCDLCKGRKMPACVEACPNRALKYEER; from the coding sequence ATGAAACGCGTCTACCCCGATAAGGAAGTCTGCATTGGTTGCCGCCTCTGCGAGGTGGCTTGCTTGACCGTGCATAGTAAGAGTCAGGATATTATCATCGCGCACAGGGAAGAGAAGGCTGCGGGCCTGTCTTCCCGTAAGGCGGTGTATCAAAGCGGTCCGACCTGCGTTGCTCTGTCCTGCCGGCATTGTGCCGAACCAGCCTGCGTAGCAGCTTGCATTTCCGGTGCCCTGAGCAAGGACCCGGAGAGCGGCCGCACCGAGTACGACGAGAGCAAATGCGTGGGCTGCTGGTCGTGCGTTATGTCCTGCCCGTTCGGGGCCATCAAACGGCACGCGGCCAAGCAGAAGATCGTCAAGTGCGATCTGTGCAAGGGCAGGAAGATGCCTGCCTGTGTAGAGGCATGTCCAAACCGGGCCCTCAAGTACGAGGAGCGCTAG